A region of Oceanicoccus sp. KOV_DT_Chl DNA encodes the following proteins:
- the rpoS gene encoding RNA polymerase sigma factor RpoS, whose translation MSRSRQKKKSPAKKKAAAAKPKVTADRFQKTLDATQLYLNEIGFSPLLSPEEEVYYARMAMRGEEAGRKRMIESNLRLVVKISRRYVNRGLSLLDLIEEGNLGLIRAVEKFDPERGFRFSTYATWWIRQTIERAIMNQTRTIRLPIHVVKELNVYLRAARELTQKLDHEPSAEEIADLLDKPVDDVKRMLGLNERVTSVDTPLGPDSEKSLLDTIPDIHVSDPAEMLQDDDMRASIGEWLGELSEKQCEVVARRFGLRGYETSTLEEVGREIGLTRERVRQIQVEALKRLRDILEKQGLSSESVFS comes from the coding sequence GTGAGCCGGTCAAGGCAAAAGAAAAAATCCCCCGCTAAGAAAAAGGCCGCGGCGGCAAAGCCAAAAGTAACAGCCGATCGTTTTCAAAAAACACTTGATGCTACGCAGCTTTATCTCAATGAAATTGGTTTTTCACCGCTACTAAGTCCAGAGGAAGAAGTTTATTACGCACGTATGGCTATGCGTGGTGAAGAAGCGGGTCGCAAACGCATGATCGAAAGTAACTTGCGTTTAGTGGTGAAAATTTCACGTCGCTATGTGAATCGAGGTCTTTCACTACTGGATTTAATTGAAGAAGGTAATTTAGGTCTGATTCGTGCGGTTGAAAAATTTGATCCTGAGCGCGGCTTCCGATTTTCTACTTACGCTACCTGGTGGATACGTCAGACCATTGAACGGGCCATTATGAATCAGACGCGTACCATTCGGTTGCCGATTCACGTGGTTAAAGAATTAAATGTTTATTTGCGTGCGGCGCGTGAATTGACTCAAAAGCTAGATCATGAACCGTCAGCAGAAGAAATTGCAGATCTGCTTGATAAGCCGGTTGATGATGTCAAGCGTATGCTTGGTTTGAATGAGCGAGTCACTTCGGTTGATACCCCGTTGGGCCCGGATTCCGAAAAATCCTTATTGGACACTATTCCTGATATTCATGTTTCAGATCCTGCTGAGATGCTTCAGGATGACGATATGCGTGCCAGTATTGGTGAATGGTTGGGTGAGCTTAGTGAAAAGCAGTGCGAGGTTGTAGCGCGCCGTTTCGGCCTCAGGGGCTATGAAACCAGTACTTTGGAAGAAGTGGGGCGTGAGATTGGTCTAACCCGCGAGCGAGTTCGTCAGATTCAGGTTGAAGCGTTGAAGCGCCTGCGTGATATTTTGGAAAAGCAGGGTTTAAGTAGCGAATCTGTTTTCAGTTGA